The window TTATAGCTATAGCCACTTAGGTTAGGACACCGCTTGCTTGAGGACAGCCTCAATAGCGGCCCGCAGGCCATCGTCGTGGGGGAGGGCTTTTCGGATCCGGCTTTTCAACCACCCCCAGCACTTTTCAATGCGATTTAGGTCAGGGGAGTACGGTGGGAGATAAACCACCTCACAGCCTGCCGATTCAATCAATTCGGCAATGCGCCCGCCATGATGAAAGGTGGCATTATCCAGCACCACCCAGTCTCCAGGACACAACTCTGGAATCAAGCAGGTCTCCAACCAGGTTTCAAAGACGGTGCGGTTACACGCCCCTTCGACGGTAAACGGCGCGATGAGTTGATGCCCCCGATACCCGGCGATCATGTTGACGCGCCTACCGCGTTGCCCGGATTTAAGGTCATAGCACCGCGCTCCTGCTGGGGCATAGCCGTATCCGTAGGCATCACGCTCATCCATTCCCGACTCATCCACGTAGACCAGATGCCGAGCCCTAGACTCAGGAACTTTGGCTATGAACGCCTGTCGCTTGTGCTCGTCTCGCTGACGGTAGCCGTAGGTCTTTTTTTTCGAGTCCAGCCGATGGCGCCTAAGGCCCGTGAGATGGTGCGTTGACTCATCGGGCCGGGCCAACACTCCGCCATCTCCGTCTGGGTCTTATGACGATGCTGCTCGGCAAAAGCGCGAAACCCGTCCCAATCGGTAATTCGCCCTTGGCGGCGGGCCCTTGAGGTGACCTGAGGCGCTAGGCTGCCAGTGGCGGCTTTACGCTTGAGCCACAAGTCGATGGTGTTGCGACTGATCCCAAAAACAACACTGGCTTCGCTCTTCTTCATCCCATCCAGTTCGATGGCGTTGATGACCTTTTGTCGCAAATCGAGGCTGTAGGGTTTGGCCATGGCATGCAGGGGGAGATGGCGTTACCTCTAAATTATGTCCTAATCAGGCTGGCTATAGCTATACCCACCCACTTGGCCACATCCTTGGCATCGATATCCGCCTCCAAGCACAAGGTAATAAACGTGTGCCGACACTGGTACGGACGACGATACTCACTCACCACCCCCTGCTTAACCAACTGCGTCACCAGGCCATCGATCTGCTTACCGTGGCGGTTCTTGTACCCCTTCCAAGCGTGGTTAAGAAAATCGCCAAAGTCGATGATGCCCCCCTTCTTGCTGCGGAAGATGAACGCCTCTGAGTCGCAGCTCTCCGGGCGCATCGCGTTCCAGATATCCCTCAGCTGCCGGTTCACCGGGAATCGCCGCTGGGGCTGAGTTTTGAGCCCACTCTTCAGGGCCAACCCCTTGGTGCTAATGGTGATAGCCTGCTCGAACAGGATGAAGCGATCGTAGATGTGCTTCCACTGAAGGGCGATCGCCTCCGAGGGACGGCACCCCGTAAAGAACAACACCTGCACCAGCGGCGCATAGTAGCCATACAGCTGGCTCTCCTGAAACGCCTGGATGATGGCATCTCGCTCCTCAGCCGTGAAGGGGTTGATGTCAGCCTCCTCTACATCGCCCTTGGAGAGATAGACATCGCCAGCCATATCCCGAAAGGGGTTGTGGTCGATGAGCTGGCTGCGGATGGCCCAGTCGCAGCAGGCGTTGATGTTGGTCAGAACTCGTTTGGCCGTGTTGGGGGTGACATTGGCCAGCAGGTAGTCTCGAATCGCGATCGCATCCCGCAAGTCATCCGTCGGCAGCTTCTGGATATGGTTGCGGTAGCGGCGGTAGTCCACCGCGAAGGTGGACTGGCTGAGTTGAGGCTCCTTAAACTCGGCATACCTCTCCCATAGCTCCGATAACCGCGGCTGTGGAGGCGGCTCCGGCACAGCTGGGGCAATGGGTGTCACCGTCGATAGCGAGGCAGCGGGCCTGTACTTGTCCAGACTGGCATCAAACTCCCCATAGTCGATATCACGCTGGATAGTCGCTGCCAGTGCCGCTGCTCGCTTATTCCCCAGGGGCGTATCTTCTTCCCCAGTCGAGAAATAGAACCGCTTGCTCTTGATTTCTCCGGCCTCAGTGATTACAGGATGGGAGAAGACG is drawn from Leptolyngbya sp. KIOST-1 and contains these coding sequences:
- a CDS encoding tyrosine-type recombinase/integrase, whose amino-acid sequence is MYAKGRNKSSKGTVQVKNSHGRLQLVFSHPVITEAGEIKSKRFYFSTGEEDTPLGNKRAAALAATIQRDIDYGEFDASLDKYRPAASLSTVTPIAPAVPEPPPQPRLSELWERYAEFKEPQLSQSTFAVDYRRYRNHIQKLPTDDLRDAIAIRDYLLANVTPNTAKRVLTNINACCDWAIRSQLIDHNPFRDMAGDVYLSKGDVEEADINPFTAEERDAIIQAFQESQLYGYYAPLVQVLFFTGCRPSEAIALQWKHIYDRFILFEQAITISTKGLALKSGLKTQPQRRFPVNRQLRDIWNAMRPESCDSEAFIFRSKKGGIIDFGDFLNHAWKGYKNRHGKQIDGLVTQLVKQGVVSEYRRPYQCRHTFITLCLEADIDAKDVAKWVGIAIASLIRT
- a CDS encoding IS630 family transposase (programmed frameshift), with the protein product MAKPYSLDLRQKVINAIELDGMKKSEASVVFGISRNTIDLWLKRKAATGSLAPQVTSRARRQGRITDWDGFRAFAEQHRHKTQTEMAECWPGPMSQRTISRALGAIGWTRKKTYGYRQRDEHKRQAFIAKVPESRARHLVYVDESGMDERDAYGYGYAPAGARCYDLKSGQRGRRVNMIAGYRGHQLIAPFTVEGACNRTVFETWLETCLIPELCPGDWVVLDNATFHHGGRIAELIESAGCEVVYLPPYSPDLNRIEKCWGWLKSRIRKALPHDDGLRAAIEAVLKQAVS